Proteins encoded in a region of the Panicum hallii strain FIL2 chromosome 3, PHallii_v3.1, whole genome shotgun sequence genome:
- the LOC112885036 gene encoding ultraviolet-B receptor UVR8 — translation MDATTSRGASSSLPLHLIVDDALALVTPLQQSFQRSQRLCFGDSAPGEFPLAANPSIVLHVLTSCNLDPEDLAHLEATCTFFRKPANFPPDFDLSMSELAALDLCQKRAIFKPMTAHERELFKQCCGGSWKLVLRFIMAGEACCRREKSQAIAGPGHSIAVTASGAVYTFGSNNSGQLGHGNLEEEWRPRVVRSLQGIRIIQAAAGAGRTMLVSDAGRVYAFGKDSFGEVEYGGQGSRVVTTPQVVESLKDIYVVQAAIGNFFTAVLSREGRVYTFSWGNDTRLGHQTEPNDVQPHLLTGALENIPVVQIAAGYCYLLALACEPTGMSVFSVGCGLGGKLGHGSRTDEKYPKLIEQFRNLNIQPVVVAAGAWHAAVVSKDGRVCTWGWGRYGCLGHGNEECESVPKVVEALSGVKAVHVATGDYTTFVVSDKGDVYSFGCGESSSLGHNTITEGNNRHTNILSPELVTSLKRVNERMVQISLTNSIYWNAHTFALTDSGKLYAFGAGDKGQLGTELVAQQSERGTPERVEIDLN, via the exons ATGGATGCCACAACCAGCCGCGGAGCTTCCTCATCTCTCCCCCTCCACCTCATCGTGGATGATGCTcttgctcttgttactccatTGCAGCAATCATTTCAGCGGTCGCAGCGCCTTTGCTTTGGTGACTCTGCTCCAGGGGAGTTCCCATTGGCTGCAAACCCGTCAATTGTCCTCCATGTCCTCACATCGTGCAATCTGGACCCTGAGGACCTCGCCCACTTGGAG GCAACATGCACATTCTTCAGGAAACCTGCCAATTTCCCTCCCGATTTCGATTTGTCAATGTCGGAGCTCGCAGCGTTGGATTTGTGTCAGAAAAGGGCTATCTTTAAGCCTATGACTGCACATGAAAGAGAACTTTTTAAGCAATGCTGTGGTGGGAGTTGGAAACTAGTTCTTAGATTTATAATGGCAGGTGAAGCATGTTGCCGGAGAGAAAAGTCCCAGGCAATTGCTGGGCCTGGTCACAGCATTGCTGTGACAGCAAGTGGTGCTGTGTATACTTTTGGGTCCAACAACTCTGGTCAGCTTGGCCATGGAAATTTAGAAGAGGAGTGGAGACCTCGTGTTGTCAG ATCATTGCAGGGGATTAGAATTATTCAAGCAGCAGCTGGAGCAGGACGGACAATGCTCGTCAGTGATGCTGGTAGGGTGTATGCATTCGGGAAGGACTCATTTGGAGAAGTTGAATATGGTGGTCAAGGCTCCAGGGTTGTGACTACGCCACAGGTGGTAGAATCACTGAAGGACATATACGTTGTCCAGGCAGCTATTGGGAACTTCTTTACTGCTGTGTTGTCTAGGGAGGGGCGTGTGTATACATTTTCATGGGGGAATGACACGAGACTTGGTCATCAGACAGAGCCAAATGATGTGCAGCCACATCTTCTCACAGGGGCTCTTGAGAACATTCCAGTTGTGCAGATTGCTGCAGGCTATTGCTATCTCCTTGCGCTAGCATGTGAACCTACTGGCAT GTCAGTTTTTTCTGTTGGTTGTGGGTTAGGAGGGAAGCTCGGCCATGGTTCACGAACTGATGAGAAATATCCTAAGTTAATAGAGCAATTCCGAAATTTAAACATACAGCCAGTGGTAGTTGCTGCTGGAGCATGGCATGCTGCGGTTGTAAGCAAGGATGGACGTGTTTGCACCTGGGGATGGGGGCGCTATGGTTGCTTGGGTCATGGCAATGAGGAATGTGAATCTGTTCCCAAGGTAGTTGAGGCTTTGAGCGGTGTGAAGGCTGTCCATGTAGCAACCGGGGATTACACAACATTTGTAGTATCAGATAAAGGTGATGTTTACTCGTTTGGATGCGGGGAATCATCAAGTCTTGGTCACAACACTATAACTGAG GGTAACAACAGGCATACTAACATACTTAGCCCTGAGTTGGTGACTTCTTTGAAAAGAGTTAATGAAAGGATGGTTCAAATCAGCCTTACGAACTCCATATACTGGAATGCACATACATTTGCACTCACAGATTCAGGGAAACTATATGCCTTTGGCGCAGGGGACAAAGGGCAGCTAGGTACCGAACTTGTTGCACAGCAAAGTGAGAGGGGGACCCCAGAGCGAGTCGAAATTGACCTCAATTAG
- the LOC112888082 gene encoding probable Ufm1-specific protease, giving the protein MEASADGSRGRWALRFLCPKRSLLSPPSASPLRWLIGAPRVLPPFTVAATLRPLHGDHAAPDLPREADEIRGLLPRGFDIVGALLVGGEGSDADASRALELARSLRERLLGAVASHGMVGGCMDAASGEIRFVASESGGTDAVEGVEVVWEDEPGRLLWEKGCLLRSELPLKLPLYVPADEISGIEERFSSLLDSTVAKLRDPHVSYLIEGPVASNESRHSIILHGDDLSFDSHVPGNSRTKECTTSSVSCSGFFPEKRYNLSLTRENADAIEITVLSNRSVGSLKPGTTPVVEYFPAPAPASLRVINLKLDILCYSPIDFPVPVAVSELVIPGLADQLSVMKKIVASEITQQAQLCPYHFIPPGLHIPVTTIYDTRYGEIEEKQSELRKELHIRLGLPLDRPLLRISNALTFGGMEKKMKSTSRNGSSLLRDVHREIPSSGVSGGIMSLIDGSYEYYHYLHGGIDDNGWGCAYRSLQTIVSWYRLQQYSSIDVPSHREIQQVLVEIGDKDPSFIGSREWIGAIELSFVLDKLLGVSCKIINVRSGDELPEKCRELARHFETQGTPVMIGGGVLAYTLLGVDYNEASGDCAFLILDPHYTGTDDLKKIVSGGWCGWKKSVDSKGRSFFLKDKFYNLLLPQRPNMV; this is encoded by the exons aTGGAGGCCTCCGCCGACGGCTCGCGCGGCCGCTGGGCCCTCCGCTTTCTCTGCCCCAAGAGATCCCTCCTCTCCCCGCCCTCCGCCTCCCCTCTCCGCTGGCTCATCGGCGCACCTCGCGTCCTCCCTCCCTTCACCGTCGCCGCGACCCTACGACCCCTCCACGGCGATCACGCCGCCCCCGATCTCCCCAGGGAAGCAG ACGAAATCCGGGGGTTGCTGCCGCGCGGGTTCGACATCGTCGGGGCGCTGCTCGTGGGCGGCGAAGGTTCCGATGCGGACGCCTCTCGCGCTCTGGAGCTGGCCCGCTCGCTGAGGGAGCGGCTGCTCGGCGCGGTGGCGAGCCATGGCATGGTCGGTGGCTGCATGGATGCCGCCTCCGGGGAGATTCGGTTTGTTGCATCTGAGAGCGGCGGGACGGACGCGGTGGAAGGGGTCGAGGTTGTGTGGGAGGATGAGCCCGGGAGGTTGTTGTGGGAGAAGGGTTGCCTTCTGCGCTCTGAGCTGCCGTTGAAGCTGCCACTCTATGTTCCAGCGGATGAGATTtctg GCATTGAAGAACGGTTTTCTTCACTTCTTGATTCTACAGTTGCTAAACTCAGAGATCCTCATGTTTCGTACCTAATTGAGGGGCCAGTCGCATCTAATGAGTCCCGTCATTCTATCATCTTACATGGTGATGATTTAAGTTTTGATTCACATGTACCTGGAAACTCAAGAACAAAGGAATGCACTACAAGTAGTGTATCTTGTTCAGGATTCTTCCCAGAAAAGAGGTACAACCTCTCATTGACAAGAGAG AATGCAGATGCAATTGAAATAACTGTCCTGTCCAATCGATCAGTAGGTAGCTTGAAGCCTGGCACCACCCCTGTGGTAGAGTATTTTCCAG CCCCAGCACCTGCCAGCCTCAGAGTAATCAACTTGAAGCTTGATATACTATGCTACTCGCCAATAGATTTTCCTGTGCCAGTTGCTGTATCTGAACTTGTTATCCCAGGATTAGCTGATCAGCTGAGTGTAATGAAGAAGATTGTTGCATCAGAGATAACTCAACAAGCACAG CTTTGTCCGTACCATTTCATTCCTCCGGGATTGCATATTCCAGTAACAACCATATACGATACAAGATACGGGGAGATCGAGGAGAAGCAAA GTGAGCTGAGAAAAGAACTGCACATAAGGCTAGGGCTTCCCTTAGATCGGCCTTTGTTGCGAATTTCTAATGCATTGACTTTTGGTGGAATGGAAAAGAAGATGAAAAGCACGTCAAGAAATG GTTCTTCACTGCTTCGAGATGTCCACAGAGAAATTCCATCTAGTGGTG TTTCCGGAGGAATTATGTCTTTGATTGATGGTTCATATGAGTATTATCATTACCTTCATGGTGGAATTGATGACAAT GGATGGGGATGCGCATATCGGTCCCTACAAACAATTGTCTCTTGGTACAGATTGCAACAGTATTCATCAATTGATGTTCCTTCACACAG GGAGATTCAACAAGTTCTTGTTGAAATTGGTGACAAGGATCCATCATTTATTGGATCTCGTGAGTGGATTGGAGCCATTGAGCTAAGCTTTGTCCTCGACAAACTGCTGGGA GTGAGTTGCAAGATTATTAATGTGAGATCTGGCGATGAGCTTCCTGAAAAATGCAGAGAACTTGCTAGGCATTTTGAAACCCAGGGAACTCCAGTGATGATCG GTGGAGGAGTCTTGGCTTACACCCTTCTAGGAGTTGATTATAATGAAGCAAGTGGCGACTGTGCCTTTCTCATCCTTGATCCACACTACACTGGTACTGACGATTTGAAGAAGATAGTGAGTGGCGGATGGTGCGGGTGGAAGAAGTCTGTTGATAGCAAGGGCCGAAGTTTCTTCTTGAAAGACAAGTTCTACAACCTTCTTCTACCCCAGAGGCCCAACATGGTGTGA